The Deinococcus aquaticus genomic interval AACACCCAGTACAGCTCCATTCAGCACAGCCACACCCAGTACGCCCGACGCCCCGGACGGCGATCCCGGCGACCGGACACCCACACCCCGAGGCCCCACCACCCGAGGCGCAGTCGCCTCCCCACCCACCTGAAAGAGAGAGCCCCGACATGAACGGCAAACACCTCGTGAAACTCGGCCTGGAAAAGAAAGCCATCGCCCTCGCCCAGACCGCCGCCACCCAGCGCGAAACCGCCGGACTGACCCGCGACGACATCCTGAGCGAACTGCGCGCCGTGCAGGCCACCCCCGCCGCGTACACCGCGGGCGGCGTGTACGCCCCGCTGGCCGCCGAACTCCTCGCGCAGCAGGCCATCATCGACGCCCGTAAGGGCAGCGACCTGCGCGCCCAGCCCCTCCCCTACCCCACATGGGGCGCCGACCTGATCGACCCCGGCGCACACCGCCAGATGGACGTCGCCATGCGCCTCCCGGTCAGCCGCGCCGGCGCCCTGATGCCCGACGCACACGTCGGCTACGGCCTCCCCATCGGCGGTGTGCTGGCTACCGAGAACGCCGTCATTCCCTACGGCGTCGGCGTGGACATCGGCTGCTCCATGATGCTCTCCATCCTGCCCATCCAGCCCGGCGCGCTGCGCACCGACGAGGCTGGCACCCTCCTGCTCAAGCACACCCGCTTCGGCGCGGGCGTCGCCTTCGAAAAACGCGACCGCCAGGACCACGAGGTTCTGCACGAAAACACCTGGCAGGAGCAGCCCCTCCTCCAGCACCTGTTTGAGAAGGCCGCCACGCAGATCGGCACCAGCGGCAGTGGCAACCACTTCGCCGAATTCGGCACCCTCACCCTCCCACAGGGCGACCTCGGCCTCGACGCCGGACAGTACCTAGCGCTACTCACCCACAGCGGCAGCCGCGGCTTCGGCGCGCAGGTCGCCGGACACTTCACCGCCCTCGCCGAACGCCACCACCCCACCCTCGCCCCCGAAGCCAAGAAACTCGCGTGGCTCCCCCTCGATCACGAAGACGGACAGGCGTACTGGCAGGCCATGAACCTCGCCGGCCGCTACGCCCTCGCCAACCACCACCTCATCCACGCCCGCCTCGCCCGCGCCCTGAACGTCACCCCCCTCACACAGATCAGCAACAGCCACAACCTCGCCTGGAAACAAACCGTGAACGGCCAGGAACTCATCGTCCACCGCAAAGGCGCCACCCCCGCCGCCCCCGGCCAACTCGGCCTCATCCCCGGCAGCATGGCCGACCCCGGCTTTGTGATCCGCGGCCTCGGCCACGAAGGCGCCCTGCAAAGCGCCAGCCACGGCGCCGGCCGCCAACTCGGCCGCAAAGCCGCCATCGGCGCCCTCGCCAAGAAAGACGTCCAGGCGTACCTCACCGGGCGCGGCGTCACCCTCATCGGCGGCGGCATCGACGAAGCCCCACAAGCGTACAAACGCATTGAGGACGTCATCGCCCGCCAAGAAGACCTCGTGAACGTCGTGGCCAGCTTCCAGCCTCGCGTGGTTCGCATGGACAGCGGGAGTGAGGACATCTAGCAGTTGGATTGGGTGCGCCTGGCGGCGGGCCTCCCCACCCCCCAGCCCCCTACCCCAGGGGGGCAGGGGGAGCTGTCGTTGGCACTGGGCAGGTATTTCGCCGAGGTGGTCGGCGGGCATGGTGCGGGAACGGCCACGTATGGGGCTGCATGCCTCCGTTCTCGCGGCGTTCGCCCCGCGCGCTGCGCGCACGACGGGCTCGTCTGCCACGACGCCCGTGTGGCCACAATTCTTGGTGCGTGCTGGAAGGTTCTACTTTTTCTCGCTTCCGCAAGAGCATGGTTTTCAAAGCAGATCAGCAGCTGTCATCAGGTTGCCCTGCCCTTGACCGCAGATCACCACCGGCCGTCGTGCGCGCAGCGCGCGGGCCTTCCACCGGGCACGGCAGGATGGCGTCAAAGCCGGACACGTCACCGCCCACTGCACATACGCCGCGCCAGTCGAATCTCTTGCCCAGTGCAACGCCTGCTCCCCCTGCCCCTCTGGGGTAGGGGGCTGGGGGGTGGGGCAGCACACGGGAACCCCGCCGCAGGCGCCCACCTTCCAGTCAGAGAGCCGTGATCGGCCCGAGAGCCACGATGGTCAGTTCGTTCAGTGGGCACAGGCGCAGGACTTCGCGGACGTCGTCGGCGGTGACCTGTTCGTAGCGGCGGACGTGTTCCTCGGTGGTGAGGGTGTGGCCGGTGGCGAGGTGTTCCATGCCGAGGGTGAACAGGCGGCCCTGGGGGGTTTCGGCGCGCAGGAGGGTGCTGACGGCGAGTTTGCGGGCGGCGCGGCGCACGGCGACCGGGGTGATGAGGGTGTCGGCGTCTGCGAGGACTGTGCGGTACGTGGTGAGGGCGGTGGCGGCGCGGTCGGGGTCGCAGGAGAAGCCGCCTTCGAAGGTGCCGGTGTCGTGGTATTCGAGGTGGCCGAGGTCGGCGCTGTCGCAGGTGCCGTTGTCGATGAGGTGCCAGTAGAGGGCGCCGTTCTCGCCGCCGATGAGGTCGGCGAGGATGTGCGCGGCTTCGCGCAGGGGGTGGGTGGCGCTGAGGCCGGGGGTGGCGGCGGTGACCTGCACGCGGGTGAGGGTGGGGTCGTGGATGGTGCGGGTGGTGCGGGGGTGGTGTGGTTGGGCGGGGGTGTGGGTGTGGGGGGTGGCGGCGGGCCAGTCGCTCAGGTGGGTGGTGGCCCAGTCGAGGGCGTGGGCGGGGTCGAACTGGCCGGTGAGGGTGAGGGTGACGCGCTGCGCGCCGTAGCGTTGGCGGTGGTTGCGGCGCAGGGCGTCGGGGGTGAGGGCGGTGACGGTGTCGGTGGTGCCGAGGATGGGCCAGCCGAGGGGGTGGGTGCCCCAGTAGTCGGCGCGGAGTTCGTCGGTGACGCGGACGGTGGGTTGTTCGGCGTACATGGCGATTTCTTCGAGGATGACGC includes:
- a CDS encoding M16 family metallopeptidase translates to MPDPTHPTTAPTTQRHTLPNGLTLLLEPDPHAQTTAAGYFVNTGSREETPTEMGASHFIEHLLFKGSDTLSAAQLNERLDDLGGNANAFTSEEATVYHAATLPEHTPQLLSTLTELMRPALRDTDIHTERGVILEEIAMYAEQPTVRVTDELRADYWGTHPLGWPILGTTDTVTALTPDALRRNHRQRYGAQRVTLTLTGQFDPAHALDWATTHLSDWPAATPHTHTPAQPHHPRTTRTIHDPTLTRVQVTAATPGLSATHPLREAAHILADLIGGENGALYWHLIDNGTCDSADLGHLEYHDTGTFEGGFSCDPDRAATALTTYRTVLADADTLITPVAVRRAARKLAVSTLLRAETPQGRLFTLGMEHLATGHTLTTEEHVRRYEQVTADDVREVLRLCPLNELTIVALGPITAL
- a CDS encoding RtcB family protein, translating into MNGKHLVKLGLEKKAIALAQTAATQRETAGLTRDDILSELRAVQATPAAYTAGGVYAPLAAELLAQQAIIDARKGSDLRAQPLPYPTWGADLIDPGAHRQMDVAMRLPVSRAGALMPDAHVGYGLPIGGVLATENAVIPYGVGVDIGCSMMLSILPIQPGALRTDEAGTLLLKHTRFGAGVAFEKRDRQDHEVLHENTWQEQPLLQHLFEKAATQIGTSGSGNHFAEFGTLTLPQGDLGLDAGQYLALLTHSGSRGFGAQVAGHFTALAERHHPTLAPEAKKLAWLPLDHEDGQAYWQAMNLAGRYALANHHLIHARLARALNVTPLTQISNSHNLAWKQTVNGQELIVHRKGATPAAPGQLGLIPGSMADPGFVIRGLGHEGALQSASHGAGRQLGRKAAIGALAKKDVQAYLTGRGVTLIGGGIDEAPQAYKRIEDVIARQEDLVNVVASFQPRVVRMDSGSEDI